One Fusarium poae strain DAOMC 252244 chromosome 4, whole genome shotgun sequence DNA window includes the following coding sequences:
- a CDS encoding hypothetical protein (BUSCO:49286at5125), with the protein MSTANTNTNVDAAVNDVANTLSNTSISNKPADDKTAANEAASASAAEGRRLYIGNLAYATTEGELKDFFKSYLVESVSIPKNPRTDRPVGYAFVDLSTPTEAERAIEELSGKEILERKVSVQLARKPEPAGEKSEGANGDGSGAEGSRRRASGRGRGRGRGRGGRTARAGREGAEKKEGETTEAVAATDDAATATAAPATTEVQPLSDITNKINTDANAKTSKTQVRPQRERRERGPPADGIPSKTKVMVANLPYDLTEDKLIELFKAYEPSSAKIALRPIPRFMIKKLQARGEARKGRGFGFVTLASEELQQKAVTEMNGKEIEGREIAVKVAIDSPDKTDEEQHEGDATNGQKENIPATEAAPATAAAAAAPATKAAEATPASTTPATTTA; encoded by the exons ATGTCTAccgccaacaccaacaccaacgtGGACGCTGCCGTTAATGACGTCGCCAACACTCTGAGCAATACCTCCATCAGCAACAAGCCTGCCGATGACAAGACAGCCGCCAACGAGGCCGCCTCAGCCAGCGCTGCTGAGGGTCGCCGCCTCTACATTGGCAACCTGGCCTATGCGACAACTGAGGGGGAGTTGAAGGACTTCTTCAAGAGCTACCTTGT CGAGTCTGTCTCGATCCCTAAGAACCCTCGCACCGACCGTCCTGTCGGCTACGCCTTCGTCGACCTTTCCACTCCCACTGAGGCCGAGCGTGCCATTGAAGAGCTCTCCGGAAAGGAGATCCTCGAGCGCAAGGTCTCCGTCCAGCTCGCTCGCAAGCCTGAGCCCGCTGGTGAGAAGTCAGAGGGTGCTAACGGTGATGGTTCTGGTGCTGAGGGCTCTCGTCGCCGAGCTTCTGGACGTGGCCGCGGACGTGGCCGTGGCCGTGGAGGCCGCACCGCCCGCGCTGGTCGT GAGGgtgccgagaagaaggagggcgAAACTACTGAGGCTGTTGCTGCCACTGATGATGCTGCCACCGCAACCGCTGCACCTGCCACCACTGAGGTTCAACCTTTGTCCGATATCACAAACAAGATCAACACTGACGCAAACGCAAAGACCTCCAAGACCCAAGTTCGCCCTCAGCGTGAGCGCCGTGAGCGCGGTCCTCCTGCTGACGGAATTCcttccaagaccaaggttATGGTTGCCAACCTGCCTTACGATCTGACCGAGGACAAG CTCATTGAGCTTTTCAAGGCTTATGAGCCCTCTTCTGCCAAGATTGCTCTTCGACCTATTCCCCGATTCATgatcaagaagcttcagGCTCGTGGTGAGGCTCGCAAGGGTCGTGGCTTCGGTTTCGTCACTCTGGCTTCTGAGGAGCTTCAGCAGAAGGCTGTCACTGAGATGAACGGAAAGGAGATTGAGGGCCGTGAGATCGCTGTCAAGGTTGCTATTGATAGCCCCGATAAGACCGACGAGGAGCAGCACGAGGGTGATGCTACCAACGGTCAGAAGGAGAACATCCCCGCCACTGAGGCTGCTCCTGCTACCGCTGCCGCGGCTGCTGCCCCTGCCAccaaggctgctgaggcTACCCCTGCCTCTACCACTCCCGCCACTACTACTGCCTAA
- the TAH18 gene encoding NAPDH-dependent diflavin reductase (BUSCO:13548at5125), translated as MAVQDRSVLVLYGSETGNAQDMAEELGRICQRLHFKSRVEELDAVDLNALLQPSFVVFVISTTGQGDMPHNSLLFWKRLLRKKLPPGCLASVNYTTFGLGDSTYLKFNWAARKLNKRLSQLGATTFIDPYEADEQFPDGLDGSFVRWTERLRNHFLEHRPLPSGLEPIPEDVILPPKWSLENTLHNSTETNGHAASSLGNVPSSSLLPIPDGWTATLVGNNRLTPDKHWQDVRLISFDIPRRDGIKLTCVPGDCLTVYPKNFPDDVQRLVALMGWEDVADKPLDLSLCESLPTNLFTNSKSTLRELLLNNIDFTAIPRRSFLKNMSYFSTNPDHKERLLEFTMAEYLDEYYDYATRSRRSILEVLEEFSSVKLPAERLFDIFPLIRGRDFSIANGGVQQNHPTDDNKTRIELLVALVKYRTVLRKPREGLCSRYLDNVPMNSTLTVTRKPVLSPIHGAQNAQRPLVAIATGTGLAPIRALLHERLTYPSPGPMHLFFGNRNREADYFFQQELDALVNEGQLDVFLAFSRDQRNKIYVQDRLREEAKRIEEVIIDNGIFCVCGGSTKMADAAKKAVFEPFSEDIKEVEERKKMLGNLTWWQEIW; from the exons ATGGCAGTTCAGGATAGGAGCGTCCTTGTCCTTTATGGCTCTGAGACGGGCAATGCCCAGGACATGGCTGAAGAGCTGGGGCGAATATGTCAAAGACTGCATTTCAAGAGTCGCGTGGAGGAACTTGACGCAGTGGATCTA AATGCCCTCCTTCAACCTAGTTTTGTGGTATTTGTCATATCAACCACCGGTCAAGGAGATATGCCTCACAATTCGTTGCTCTTCTGGAAAAGATTATTACGCAAGAAACTACCCCCGGGATGCTTGGCTTCAGTCAACTATACAACATTTGGATTAGGTGACAGCACTTATTTGAA ATTCAACTGGGCAGCTCGAAAGCTGAACAAGCGTCTCAGCCAACTTGGCGCTACTACTTTTATCGATCCTTATGAAGCTGATGAGCAATTTCCAGATGG CCTCGATGGGAGTTTTGTGCGTTGGACAGAGCGACTCCGTAATCATTTCCTTGAGCATCGTCCTCTACCATCTGGCCTGGAACCTATCCCGGAGGATGTTATTCTCCCTCCCAAATGGTCACTCGAGAATACTCTTCACAATAGTACAGAAACTAACGGCCACGCTGCTTCATCGCTTGGGAATGTCCCCTCCTCCTCATTACTTCCCATCCCTGACGGATGGACAGCAACACTAGTAGGAAATAACAGACTTACGCCAGACAAGCACTGGCAAGACGTTCGTCTGATCTCGTTTGATATTCCTCGCCGCGACGGCATCAAGCTCACATGTGTTCCTGGGGATTGCCTTACTGTTTATCCCAAAAACTTTCCCGATGACGTCCAAAGACTCGTCGCCCTCATGGGATGGGAGGACGTCGCTGATAAGCCTCTTGACCTCTCCCTATGCGAATCTCTCCCCACAAACCTCTTTACAAACTCCAAGAGTACATTGAGGGAGTTACTCTTGAATAATATCGACTTCACCGCCATCCCTCGAAGATCGTTTCTCAAAAACATGTCCTACTTTTCCACTAACCCCGATCACAAGGAGCGCTTACTTGAATTCACCATGGCCGAGTACCTAGACGAATATTATGACTATGCCACAAGGTCCAGACGATCTATTCTCGAAGTTCTTGAAGAATTCTCATCCGTCAAGCTGCCAGCAGAACGACTCTTTGACATATTTCCCCTTATCCGTGGTCGAGACTTCAGTATCGCCAATGGTGGAGTTCAACAAAACCATCCGACAGATGACAACAAGACCAGGATCGAACTCCTCGTCGCCTTGGTGAAATACAGAACCGTCCTTCGCAAGCCTAGAGAAGGCCTCTGTTCTCGCTACCTTGATAATGTTCCTATGAACTCAACGCTCACAGTCACCCGCAAACCCGTGCTTTCGCCAATCCATGGCGCTCAGAACGCCCAGCGGCCTCTTGTGGCCATCGCTACAGGCACCGGCCTTGCCCCCATTCGTGCCCTTCTTCACGAGCGCCTCACATATCCCTCACCGGGCCCCATGCATCTCTTTTTTGGAAACCGTAACCGCGAAGCCGATTATTTCTTCCAGCAAGAGCTCGATGCTTTAGTAAACGAGGGACAACTCGATGTATTTTtggctttctctcgtgaccAACGGAACAAAATCTATGTTCAAGATCGGCTGCGAGAGGAAGCAAAGAGGATCGAAGAAGTAATTATTGATAACGGAATATTTTGCGTTTGTGGTGGCTCAACCAAGATGGCAGATGCTGCTAAGAAGGCCGTGTTTGAGCCCTTTTCAGAAGATATCAAAGAAGTAGAGGAGCGCAAGAAGATGCTGGGTAATTTGACATGGTGGCAGGAGATATGGTAG